The DNA segment AAAGAAAGTTCATGATTGTCTTCAATAAGGGAGTAGTTAGAACCGAGGCCCAGACCAAGCTGAAAAAAACTGTCTGCAAAAGCAGATGATGCAGCAGAAATAAAAAATGCAGCCATCAGTGATACTAATTTTTTCATAATAAAATTCTCCTTAAGAGAATTATACATGCTATTTTTTTAGAAGTAAATCAAGTTCGTTGTTCTTCTGAAGAAGCTGTGCATTTGAAGAATCAAGAGCTACAACCTGTTTGAGATAGTATTGTGCACGGCGGAAATCTTTTTTTCCGTAGTAAATTTCATAAAGACGGTACAGTGAATCTTTGTTGCGTGGATTTGACGTAAGGCTTGAACGAAGATCGTTGAGAACTTCATCTTCATTTGTATGAACAAAACTTCTTTCGTAATAAAGGAAACTCTTCATTTTTGCATTTGATTTAGGAAGAAGTTTGTTTATAAGCTGAAGGGCCGAGTTTTTCTGATAAGTCTGAATAAGAACTTTTATATAAGCCTGCTGTGCATTTTCGTCAGATTCATTTGCCGTATACATTTTTACGGCAAGATTTGAAGCTTCTGTATTCTTTTTAAGGGCAAGACAGATATCTACATGACGGAATAACCATTCATCAGAAACATTCTGCCTGGCAATGAGCTTCAGACTGATATTGTAAGCGTCCTGCCATTTCTGCTGTTTAACCATTTCTTCTATATATATCTGCAGTGCCTGGGAATTATCCGGGTCAGAAGTCAGAATTAAATCTGTCAGCTGCTTTGCATTCATTCCGTTTATAGCAGAATTTGATGTTGAAGCAATCTGTGCGGCGCAAAGAAGAACTTCTGCATCATCAGGATAAAGGGAAAGTGCTTTTCCGATAGTTTCTCCGGCGGCAGAATAATTTTTATTCCAGTCACGCTGAAGTTTTGCTTTAAGAAGAAGATATTCCCTGCCAGAAGTATTGTTTGTTGAATACAGGTCCAGAAGGGAAGAGGCACGGATAAAGTCATTTTTATCCATAAGAATTCTTGCACGCAGAAGAACATAATCAAGGTTTTCCGGTTCAAGAAGGAGAACGCGTACAACATAAGATTCAGCCTTTGAAAGATCATTCATTGCATAGGATGAACGGGAACATAAGGCCAGAACATTTACATTCTGCGGATACTGTTCAAGAAGGACTTCACCTAATGTAAGGGTCTGTTCGTAATTTTTAGCAAGAAAATTTGCCCTCAGCAGTGCATACTGAATTTCATAATTGGAAGGAGCGCTTTTTCTTGCTTCCATAAGGTATTGAATTGCTGCCTGGGGATTATTTGTGCGTATTTCAAGAATACCCAGCAGGTATTTAACCAGTGCGGAATTAGGCTGCTGTTCAAGGGCTGTATTCAGAGAATTACGGGCAAGGTCATAGTAATCATTTCGGCTTTCTGAAGTAACAAGAACTAAAGAAGGCAGAACGTTTGAAAAAAAGTCTCCGGAACTGTTTCCGGAATCATAAACTCCCCGTTTTGCAGTTTCTATAGTTCCTATATAGGAATTCTGCATATTATAGGAAGGAATTTCCCAGGTTATGGTTTCGGAAGGCCATACAATTTGCATTAAGGTTGTACAGATTCCTATAAGAATTTTTTCGTTTTCTGAATAATCACTTTCAAGACTTTTATGAAGGATGGAAACTGTCTGTTTTAATGAAGCCGGAGAACCTATCTGGGCGTTTTCCATAGCTTTAGAGTCTATTGAAGAGAAAAAAGTGCGTTTGTTTTTCTGTTTGTCAGGAATTGAAACGACCTGTGGTTCCGGTGAGGCAGTAGAAGTTGTTCCGCAGGAGAGTAAGACTGAAGCTGTGCATGTACATAAAGCTAAAAATGCAGCCTTCTCCTTATTGAATTTCACCTTAAGACTCCTGAAAAAGTATTGGCACTCCTAAAATCTGCCGCTAACTTTTAAGAATACAATATGTTCCCCTTCTTGCCAACTATGCCGCCGCTCTGATAAAATAAAAACATGTCATTTTTTAGAGCTATATGTGCAGCTTTTTTGGCTTCTGCAGTGTGTATTTCATGTAAACCGGAACCAAAAGGTAAAATTCTTCCAGCTGCATTCTCAGAGTCATATACGGAAACCCAGCGGCTTTTAATGGACATTCTTGAAGAACAGGATCTTGAAGAAAAAAGCCGCTATGTAGTTGTAAATAAGATTGCAGAAAACATGCTTTCTGTTAATGATTATCCGTCGCTTATTACTTTTTTGACCCAGTGGGTGGAAGAACATCCGGATGACACGTATAACGCTTACTGGCTTTTGATGACTGCTTATGCTTATCTTGAAAATGATGCAAAGCCGATTGCTGAATATTATTTTGAACGAATAATCGGTAATTACGAAGATTTGCTGGTTCAGGACAAGTCGATTCACTTTTTAAGCCTTCAGCATTTAATTCAGATCAGTAAAACTCCTGCAAACAGAATCTACTATTTTAATCAGCTTATTAACCGTTTTCCGAATAAAATAAGTAAAACAGAGCTTTATTACCGTCTTGCCCTTGAATATGAAAAAGAAAGTGAATGGTCACTGGCGTTAAAGACATATACTCAGTTTCTGGATCAGCCGGATGCTTCGACAATTCAAATTGATGGAATTCCGAATGCCTATCTGAATGCAAAGCAGCTGGTTGATTTTAATAATTCACCAAAAGACTGGACTTTTGAAACTAGAGATGCTCTTGTCAGTGCCGTAAAAAAAGCTATTTCAAGTTATAACTACAATGCTCTTGAACGTTATAAATCTAAAGTAAACTTTTTTGCTATGACATGGCGTTCTGAAGAAACGGATGAAAACGCTCAGGTTGGTTTTACGATGCATTCGTATATGCTGGGAAACAGAATCCGTTATAATGCAGAACTGGATCCGTCTTCTACACCGACTGAAGCCTATCTTCGCACTACTGGCTGGTCAACTTATGTTAATACCTGGTATCTGTATTTTAGAAAAGTAAACTTTCCTGCAGATCCAGAAATTCACGGCCGCTGGGAATGGGCAGGCATTTATCTTGGAGAAAAACTGTAAGAGTTTATTAAGTACGTTTGGATACTATAGTCCACGGTTTTTCTTAATACATTTACAAGGAACAGGTTATTTTGCTTTGCCGGGCATTTGTATTTGTCGATGCCTCAAATCTATTACACTGGCTTGCGGTTTTCTGACATGAGGCAGACAAATTTCTATTGATGGGGGGAAGCAGTTTTTGTCTTCAAAAATTTAATAATCTTGCGT comes from the Treponema rectale genome and includes:
- a CDS encoding tetratricopeptide repeat protein — its product is MSFFRAICAAFLASAVCISCKPEPKGKILPAAFSESYTETQRLLMDILEEQDLEEKSRYVVVNKIAENMLSVNDYPSLITFLTQWVEEHPDDTYNAYWLLMTAYAYLENDAKPIAEYYFERIIGNYEDLLVQDKSIHFLSLQHLIQISKTPANRIYYFNQLINRFPNKISKTELYYRLALEYEKESEWSLALKTYTQFLDQPDASTIQIDGIPNAYLNAKQLVDFNNSPKDWTFETRDALVSAVKKAISSYNYNALERYKSKVNFFAMTWRSEETDENAQVGFTMHSYMLGNRIRYNAELDPSSTPTEAYLRTTGWSTYVNTWYLYFRKVNFPADPEIHGRWEWAGIYLGEKL
- a CDS encoding tetratricopeptide repeat protein, whose amino-acid sequence is MKFNKEKAAFLALCTCTASVLLSCGTTSTASPEPQVVSIPDKQKNKRTFFSSIDSKAMENAQIGSPASLKQTVSILHKSLESDYSENEKILIGICTTLMQIVWPSETITWEIPSYNMQNSYIGTIETAKRGVYDSGNSSGDFFSNVLPSLVLVTSESRNDYYDLARNSLNTALEQQPNSALVKYLLGILEIRTNNPQAAIQYLMEARKSAPSNYEIQYALLRANFLAKNYEQTLTLGEVLLEQYPQNVNVLALCSRSSYAMNDLSKAESYVVRVLLLEPENLDYVLLRARILMDKNDFIRASSLLDLYSTNNTSGREYLLLKAKLQRDWNKNYSAAGETIGKALSLYPDDAEVLLCAAQIASTSNSAINGMNAKQLTDLILTSDPDNSQALQIYIEEMVKQQKWQDAYNISLKLIARQNVSDEWLFRHVDICLALKKNTEASNLAVKMYTANESDENAQQAYIKVLIQTYQKNSALQLINKLLPKSNAKMKSFLYYERSFVHTNEDEVLNDLRSSLTSNPRNKDSLYRLYEIYYGKKDFRRAQYYLKQVVALDSSNAQLLQKNNELDLLLKK